CGTTGCCTGCGTTCCCGCCCTCCCCACCGTCGGACGGGTTCGTCCGGGCGCCGCCGCCCGACCCGGTCGCCCCGCCGGACCCGGAGTCGGACCGCGACGAGGAACGGGAGCGCCGAGCGCTCGACGTCGACCCCGCCCGCGACACCCCGCCGGACCCGCCGCGTCCGCGCCCGCCGGCGGCCTCCTGGTCGAACTCGGGCAGGTCGGGCGTCGACATCCGGTCGACCTGTTCGGCGAACCACGCGGGCATCTCCGAGCGCGTCCGGTCGAACAGTTGGAGCAGCGAGGAGTCAGCGAGGTACGTCGCGCCGTAGTCGTCGGGCGCGCGGACGACGCGCCCGCAGGCCTGAATCACCGTCCGGAGCGCCGCGCGGCGGTACCACGCCCACTGCCCCTCGTCGAGGCGGTGGGCGACGCGCGAGTCGTTCGTGTTGAGGTACGGCGCCTTGCAGACGACCTGCCAGCGACACAGGTCGCCGTTCAAATCGAGCGCCTCCTCCATCTTCACCGAGAGGAACACGTCCGCCCCCGTGGAGGCCTTCCACGTCTCCAACTCCGCGTCGCGGTTCTCCCTGTCGTGGCCGCGGACGCGGTTGCCGAGGCCCAACTGCGCGAGCCGTTTTCGAAGCTCCGATTGGATGGCGTAGGAGTGACAGTGGACGAGGCCCTTCTCGTCGGGGTGTTTCGCCATCAGTCGGACGAGCAGTCGCGCTATCTTCGGCAGGGTCTCGTCGCGGTGCTCGTACGTCATCTTCCCCTGCGTCACGTCGTACAGCGGCCGGTTCTCGACGGGGAAGGTGTGCTCGACGTCGACGAGGGCGACGTTCGAGGGGTCGAGACCGACGCTCCGGCAGAACGCCTCCTTGTTCAGGATGGTCGCCGACAGCAGGGCGTGTCTGTTCCCGCGGTCCCAGACGGTGTGCTTCAGGTAGCGCGCGGGGTCCAGCGGTTTCACGGTGAGGGGTTCGCCCTCGCCGCCGAACTGGTCGACCACCCACGTCGTCGGACTCTCCGGGTCGCGGTAGTCCTGGACGAACCACTTCAACTCGGAGATGAGTTCCTGCAACCGGTCGCGGCGCGCGGCCTCCTCCGGCGTGAGTTCGGACCTCCTCAGGAGTTCGTCCTTGGCGTCCGAACACACCTGTACGAGGGCCTCCGCGAACCGCACCGTCCGTTCGAGGGGGTCGTCCGCGGCGGTCACGTCCGGAACCCCCACGTCGTCCCAGACGGGGACCGTGCGGGGGTTCAGGTCGATGGTCGCGTACATCTCCGCCCACTCCGCGAGGCCGTGCGCCTCGTCGATTACTACGACGTCTCGCTGCCGGAACACGTCGGAGCCGGCGGTCTGCATGAAGTACGCGAGCGTCATCGCCGCGATTTGGCGGTTGGAGGCGATGGCGCGGTCCGAGAAGTACGGACAGCGGTGGCGGACGGTGCAGTCGAACCCCTTCTGTCTGGCGCACGGCGCCCGGTCGACGGGCGTGTCCGTCTCGCCGTTGAGGATGCAGGTGTAGTTGGACTTCCCGCGGATGACGCTCAGGTCGTCTAAGAGTTCGTCCTCGGCGACGTCGTCCAGTTGCGACACCTGCGGCGTCGTGTAGTAGGCGTCGGTCGCCTTCGCGGGTTTCGCCTCCTCGGTCGTCCGGGCGGCCCCCGCGATGGCGCGCGCGAGGAGCGACTTGCCGCTTCCCGTCGGCGCGCGGACGAGCACCACGTCGTTGCCGGCGGCGAAGGCGTCGCGCACGTCGCGGAGGGCCCGTTCCTGCGCGCCGCGGTAACTCGGCGCCGGGAACGACGGGAGGATTCGGTCGGGGTCCACGTCCCCTCGTCGCCGCCGTCGGGAGTAAAAGCATCGCTCCCGGCGGTCCGAGTCGGTCGACGACCCCGAACGCCGCTCACAGCGCCCGGACGTCCTCGGTCGTCGCCGCGCGGTCTTCCGGCAGGCGGTCGATGCAGTCGTAACAGAGGAAGAACTCGCCGCCGTCTTCGAGTTCGAGCGTGATGCCCTGCGTCGACTCGGTCGAAAACGACCAGAAGTCGCCGATGCCGCCGCCGATGCGAACGGGCTGACCGCAGCCGTCGCACGGTTCTTTCGTCACGGGTCGAGGAAGGGCGTCGACGGGTAAGAGCGCTCGGTCGTCGGGACGGGGCGACGACGCCCCCGTTGCACTCCGTCCGGTCGACCGACACGTCACTCGCGCGCGCCGGACAGTCGTTCCCGTCCACGCCGACTTTCTTGGCCGGCCGCCGACAATCGGTCCCCATGAAAGTGAACTGCGAGGGCTGCGCCGGGTGCTGCGTGGACTGGCGCCCCGTCTCGTCGAAGCCCTCCGACCACGAGCGTCGCGGCCCGCGGCGACCGCTCGACGACGTGTACAACCTCGTCCCCCTCACGCGCGACGAGGTGGCCGCGTTCGTCCGCGGCAGGTTCGGGGACGCGCTGGTCCCGCGGATGTGGATCGCGGGCGAGGGGGAGAGCGACGAGGACGAGAGCGGGAGCGCCGAAGGCGAGTCCGACCCCGGCGTCGAGATAGACGGCGTCAGGGTGGCCGCCATCGGGGACCGGCCGGCGTTCTTCGTCGGCCTCCGGAAGTCGCCGAAGCCCGTCTCGCCGTTCGGCGTCGACCGGACGTGGCTGGACGCCTGCGCCTTCCTGGACCCCGAGACGCTGCAGTGTCGCATCCACGGCGGCGACCTGTACCCCGACGAGTGCCGCGAGTACCCCGGCCACAACCTCGCGCTCGGAAAACAGACGGAGTGCGAACGGGTCGAAGAGAACTTCGGCGACGACAGACTGCTGGACCGCGAGGCGCCGGACGTGAGCGGCCTCCTCCTCGGTCCGCAGGCCGTCGGGTCGAAGGTGTTCGCCCACCCCGACCCCGGACGCCTCGACGGCGTCGTCGAGCGGATGCGGGCGGGCGAACTGACCGACGAGGACCGCGCGTCGTTCGTCGGCGCCGCGGTCGGGTCGCGGCCGGGGTTCGTCGAGGTGGACGAGGCGCGCGCCGCGGACGCCCGCGAGGCGGTGCTCGACGCGGACTCGTGGGTCGGCCGCGCGGCC
This is a stretch of genomic DNA from Halogeometricum sp. S3BR5-2. It encodes these proteins:
- a CDS encoding YkgJ family cysteine cluster protein — translated: MKVNCEGCAGCCVDWRPVSSKPSDHERRGPRRPLDDVYNLVPLTRDEVAAFVRGRFGDALVPRMWIAGEGESDEDESGSAEGESDPGVEIDGVRVAAIGDRPAFFVGLRKSPKPVSPFGVDRTWLDACAFLDPETLQCRIHGGDLYPDECREYPGHNLALGKQTECERVEENFGDDRLLDREAPDVSGLLLGPQAVGSKVFAHPDPGRLDGVVERMRAGELTDEDRASFVGAAVGSRPGFVEVDEARAADAREAVLDADSWVGRAAEEWAERAGSVSEDADDAPSGEAVEVARGAPETPGWDAVE
- a CDS encoding ATP-dependent DNA helicase; translation: MDPDRILPSFPAPSYRGAQERALRDVRDAFAAGNDVVLVRAPTGSGKSLLARAIAGAARTTEEAKPAKATDAYYTTPQVSQLDDVAEDELLDDLSVIRGKSNYTCILNGETDTPVDRAPCARQKGFDCTVRHRCPYFSDRAIASNRQIAAMTLAYFMQTAGSDVFRQRDVVVIDEAHGLAEWAEMYATIDLNPRTVPVWDDVGVPDVTAADDPLERTVRFAEALVQVCSDAKDELLRRSELTPEEAARRDRLQELISELKWFVQDYRDPESPTTWVVDQFGGEGEPLTVKPLDPARYLKHTVWDRGNRHALLSATILNKEAFCRSVGLDPSNVALVDVEHTFPVENRPLYDVTQGKMTYEHRDETLPKIARLLVRLMAKHPDEKGLVHCHSYAIQSELRKRLAQLGLGNRVRGHDRENRDAELETWKASTGADVFLSVKMEEALDLNGDLCRWQVVCKAPYLNTNDSRVAHRLDEGQWAWYRRAALRTVIQACGRVVRAPDDYGATYLADSSLLQLFDRTRSEMPAWFAEQVDRMSTPDLPEFDQEAAGGRGRGGSGGVSRAGSTSSARRSRSSSRSDSGSGGATGSGGGARTNPSDGGEGGNAGNDGDDSRSNHPLSDVWGDS
- a CDS encoding DUF7561 family protein, translated to MTKEPCDGCGQPVRIGGGIGDFWSFSTESTQGITLELEDGGEFFLCYDCIDRLPEDRAATTEDVRAL